In the genome of Juglans microcarpa x Juglans regia isolate MS1-56 chromosome 6S, Jm3101_v1.0, whole genome shotgun sequence, the window CCTGTCTGAATAGCTGTGGAATTGCTGGACCAAAAATGTCGGAGAATCAAGGAGATGATGCTGAATACATGGCAGAAGAATATGAAATGGAAGATGTAGATGATGAGATGGATGATGAGTTTCGTGGTAGAGAAATGGGGGGCTCAGAGTCCGATGTCGATGAATATGACCTCTCGGTTTGTGTTTATACTGATATGTTTTGCAAGATCACATACGTGCATcgcttaaataaaaataagcttTCTTCTTACTTGATGCTAGTATGGAATGTAGCTTTTATTTACGGAAATCATTATGATTTTTGTTGGAGAAAAGTAGATTTTAAATGTCTTAAATATCTTAATATTCTAGTTCTGGTGCAGAACAGCAAAGTTACCACTGCTGTAGAAGCCAGAAGTGGAAAAGACATCCAGGGGATCCCTTGGGATAGGCTTAGCATCACTAGGGAGATGTACAGGCAAACTAGGCTAGAACAATACAAGAACTATGAAAACATCCCTCATTCTGGAGAGGGATCGGCGAAggtaaaagttattatttttgtcttctttAGTTTTTATACTTATTAGCTGTGTTGTCAATTGTAATTTAATTGAGTAAATTGATACCATtacattttttctaaaaaaaatctatttcaaaCAGGATTGTAAGGTTACCAAGAAAGGGGGCTCATTTTATGAGTTCAGAAGGAATTCAAGATCTGTGAAGTCAACCATTCTTCATTTTCAGGTTAGGCGAATGGATTATCATAATAACCTTTGGTTTTCCCATTTCCTTCAGTAattttttcttagcccattctTCATAATCAGTGAAATCTGTGAAATCAACCATTCTTCACTAGACTTGCTTCACTTTGTTGATCCTCTTATTGGTGTAAATAGCTCACATGAATTAATCTCATCAGAGCCCTCTCAGTTACAAACTCTTCACATAGAATTGCTAAAATGGGTTAGTTGAATTGCTTTGCTGACATGGATTCCATGAATTGCTGATACCTAGGCATGGTTCCTCGTGGATAACAGGACTTTGGGTATTATTGGCTGACCCACATTTTTGATGTGTGGTGAATCTGTGATGCAGTTGAGGAACTTGGTTTGGGCTACCTCAAAACATGATGTCTACCTTATGTCTCATTTTTCTGTCATCCATTGGTCTTCCTTAACTTGCCGCAAATCTGAACCTCTTAATGTCTTAGGGCATGTTGCACCATCAGAGGTTGGTTTTTTGGGAAGATATTCTGGTTTGATAATagcatcttatttttaatgtaataaatgtattttgctagaTCATTAATCATACTCTTCCCTGAAATCTATCCATCTATTTTTCCATACAGAAGCATCCAGGAAGTCTGTTGGAGGGATTTACTCAGACTCAAGTGAGTACTCTTTCTGTTAAAGATAAGTTGCTTGTTGCTGGAGGGTTCCAAGGAGAACTTATTTGCAAGGTAAGTTGCATACCTTttctgtaagtattttctcaaaaggTACTCAAAGATATTACGGACTGAAGAAGCATTGGCACTGTAGTTGCATGTCCACGTATGTGCATGGTGACAGCATACATGGCTTTTGCTATTCAATTGTGCATCATCGATTTTCCATTCCCTGGAGTTTCCTATTAATCAAGCTTTACTGATAGAATATGACACAAGATGGAGATAACttctaatatttgagaattgACTAAGCTTCCTTGTTAGGCTTTTGATAACTACTATAGTCCTGTCACTATCTCTAAccttttaagatttttaaaactGTGTTGCGAAGTATAGATAAAACATCAGGGCTAAAACTTTCTTTTACAAGCATTTTTTTGTTTGCAGCACCTGGATCGGCCTGGAGTTAGTTTTTGTTCCAGAACAACTTATGATGACAATGCCATAACCAATGCTATCGAGATCTATGCCAGCTCCAGGTACTTGttgccttggtcttggtggtggAACAATGAACTTAAACTAATTGGACTCATCTCTTTTAATCCTCAGTGGTGCAGTTCACTTCATAGCTTCAAATAATGATTGTGGAGTTAGAGACTTTGATATGGAGAAATTTCAGCTTTCTAAGCACTTCCGTTTTCCCTGGCCTGTGAATgtgagcctttttttttaataagtaatagtAAATCTTATTAATGGAAAATGTAGAAGACATAGCcgccatttggatagtgagatgagatgagatggttttagataaaagttaaaagttgaataaaatattattagaatagtatttattgttattattattattattttgagatttgaaaaagttgaattgtttattgtattttgtgtggaaatttgagaaagttataataatgagatgagatgagataagttgagatggtttctcaatccaaatgggGCCATAGTCTAAGTACATAGGACATATACAAGGAGAACATGTAATTGGAAGTAGAAAAAGTAcatgaaaatcataaaaactgGCCCATGCTCTAGATAATTCCATCTCAAATAATGCACAGATGACTTAAGCCTGCATGCAGGAACCATGTTTGTGTAATTTGTTTTTAGTATGATTCATGTCAtatagagttttgctactcattatcctcacacaccacacaccacacttattttaattttttattttattttattcttcctaaactaattgaattcttctactcatcatccatatactacacatttggtaagagaaaaaaataaaaaaataaaaaattatgtgtggtgtgtggagatgatgagtagaatttttggGTCAATTAATGGGTTGATGATGTTGTCTGTGGTAGAAGTCTTTAGCTACACGAATCATTGCCTTCTTTAGAATAGTTGAACCATTTTTTACTCGACGCTTGGGCATCATTGATGGGTGGCCAATCATATCACATAATTTTGTTGATGGGGtcatatcatttatttattttttacttataatccCTTGGTAGTATTTGTAAATGCTCCTATACTTCTTACTCATTTTCTCAGACAAGATAACATTGTGTAAACTGTTGATTGATTCTGTGTGCTGTGTTTCGGATGGTTGTGGTTTAAGATGCATTtttatctccttttctttttgttaaagGATAGTGTAGTTTGGGAGTGAGATGCTATTGCCCTGATGTTGCTTATACTAAAGCTAAATTGCAAACAGTCGTTAGTTCTAAACAGTGGTTAGTTCGAATAATTGAATAACTAGTGGATGCTATATATTGCTATAACATGCTTTTAACTGCTATTCACAGCATACTTGTCTGAGTCCGGATGgtaaacttctcataattgtGGGAGACAACCCAGATGGTCTGATGGTGGACTCCCAAACTGGAAAGGTAcgctttcttttttaattcttctAGGCTAATTTTGTGATTATCCATCTGGACCTTTACCatccaaacatatataatttcttctttaaaaaattattgcagACAGTAATGTCCTTGTGCGGTCACTTGGATTTCTCATTTGCATCATCATGGCACCCCAATGGTTTGAATTTTGCTACTGGAAACCAGGACAAAACCTGCCGGGTTTGGGATGTCCGAAATCTATCCAAGTCAATCGCTGTTCTGAAGGGAAACCTTGGAGCCATCCGGTCTATCCGCTATACTTCTGATGGTCAGTATATGGCAATAGCAGAGCCTGCTGATTTTGTGCATGTGTATGATGTGAAAAATGGGTACGATAAGGAACAGGAGATTGATTTCTTTGGCGAGATAGCTGGCTTATCATTCAGTCCAGATACAGAGTCTCTTTTTATTGGAGTGTGGGATCGTACTTATGGTAGCCTCCTCGAGTATGGTAGATGCCGAAACTACTCATACCTTGATTCTctaatttaaattgaatatgaCACCTGAAAACAAGCCTATTGTTGTTGCTGATAAGCAGGCTTAATTGAAGAAAATCGATATCATATCATGAAGTTGGAGAGGGTGTAGTTGTATATTTGATAAGTTGTGCAATTGTAGGTAATTGGTCTTATTTTGTTGCCATTGAGGATTTGTCATAAAAGTGTGTAAAAGGGAGGGGATATACAGAAGGCTAGAGAAGGCATTTCTTTGCCAACAAGCGAAAAGAATGAATCAGTATATCGTGGGCTCGATATCTGGTTGCCATCCTTCTTGTATGTTAGAAATTTTatgactttatttatttatttatttatttgtgagaGACTGTCTTGTGGAACTTACCAGTGATCATCACGGATGTTTTATTTCTCGTCTCAATATTGGTGGTTCTTGTGCTAAACGTGAATTCTCGCAGTCGTGGCAAGAAGATTGTGCCATCTTTAAAGTAGACAAGGCATAGACCATCTAGAATCATTTCAAAGGAGCTCAGCTTTTTATGAACCAATCGGTTGGGCAAGGATCCTTTGGACTCGTGTGTTGTATTGAGTCTATTGACCGAGTAAGgcttttagaaaattattaaaaataaataaataagaaaaattttactcatcattctcaaattagatattttttttttatttttttcttattaaatgcgtgatgtatagatgatgagtaaaaaaaatcaattaatttaagaagaataaaataaaaataagtgtaatatataaagatgatgaatagcaaaactcattcATGCATTAGACCATATAAATCCAGAGTTTTGCTACATAATTTTCACCacattttgcattttttaaaattttttaatatatatttttaaaattttttaatatattttttttaattttttttaagttaattttttttaaattatttcaaattttttatttattatttatataataaatatttaataaaaaaataataaatattaaaaaaaatgtggagtgtgagaAACGAGAAaattgtgaagatttattcataAACCTAAAAGTGAAAAGCTGGCAAAAAGTGGAGAATGTTAGAAGTACACATCATCGTCTGACCTTGCGATGAGATGGTACTTGTGATTTGCTAAAGAGTTCCACTACGCTCAGCTTCGCGCACGAAGCACACGTCAGCCctcgtttaaaaaaaagagaaatgtgaAACGCTTTGGAGCAGTCTATCTTTAAGTGTTTAACAGCCCATAAATGAAAGGCTGCCACGTCAGAAACTACACACAAATTAATCTAAGATCATCACACCCGATCAAGAGTCCTGTTACGCAAGCATCGGAGCCTTCAGCCCTCATATCGTCCTGTATACAAAATCGCCACCTCCAATATACGAAATCGCCCCTCGCCGCCGTCCCCTCAGGCACTTACATGGTAATCTTCCCCTCTTCTATTTCGTATGGGTCTACCTGCCTTTGCTGCGTCTGGTTACGCAGAAACTACCCATtgattagctagctagcttttgtttgtttcttcctcttctatttTCCATTGTTTGTTACAAAAAGACAGCTGCGTTTAAGCAATGTTTTATGATCCGAACGCAAAGAAAAGTTGCGTATAAATATCTCGATAGGATAGCATTTCACTTATATATGTGGGTCTGATTGTTTGGAGAGTATGGGTGATCTGATTGTTTGGAAAGTATAGAGATTCTGTATGGGTCTGATTGTTTGAAGAGTATGGGTCTGATTGATCTCACTATTGTTCTATGGAAATGTAACTCAGCccattttgaaaattgaattaatatatatatataatttcaactAGTTTCCCAGCTCGTCTAGTCATATATATGGGAACCGTGATCTCTCATTAGatcttatttttatagttttaatttCCTGACGTTTATGAAGTACTAGGATGTCATTAATTTACCAAGAAAGAAGTCGTGATT includes:
- the LOC121237752 gene encoding uncharacterized WD repeat-containing protein C2A9.03-like isoform X1, which encodes MSCDKVDISGAHMKKLFFNDGSHFFSIAHSIIILVFLGCGIAGPKMSENQGDDAEYMAEEYEMEDVDDEMDDEFRGREMGGSESDVDEYDLSNSKVTTAVEARSGKDIQGIPWDRLSITREMYRQTRLEQYKNYENIPHSGEGSAKDCKVTKKGGSFYEFRRNSRSVKSTILHFQLRNLVWATSKHDVYLMSHFSVIHWSSLTCRKSEPLNVLGHVAPSEKHPGSLLEGFTQTQVSTLSVKDKLLVAGGFQGELICKHLDRPGVSFCSRTTYDDNAITNAIEIYASSSGAVHFIASNNDCGVRDFDMEKFQLSKHFRFPWPVNHTCLSPDGKLLIIVGDNPDGLMVDSQTGKTVMSLCGHLDFSFASSWHPNGLNFATGNQDKTCRVWDVRNLSKSIAVLKGNLGAIRSIRYTSDGQYMAIAEPADFVHVYDVKNGYDKEQEIDFFGEIAGLSFSPDTESLFIGVWDRTYGSLLEYGRCRNYSYLDSLI
- the LOC121237752 gene encoding uncharacterized WD repeat-containing protein C2A9.03-like isoform X2, translated to MSENQGDDAEYMAEEYEMEDVDDEMDDEFRGREMGGSESDVDEYDLSNSKVTTAVEARSGKDIQGIPWDRLSITREMYRQTRLEQYKNYENIPHSGEGSAKDCKVTKKGGSFYEFRRNSRSVKSTILHFQLRNLVWATSKHDVYLMSHFSVIHWSSLTCRKSEPLNVLGHVAPSEKHPGSLLEGFTQTQVSTLSVKDKLLVAGGFQGELICKHLDRPGVSFCSRTTYDDNAITNAIEIYASSSGAVHFIASNNDCGVRDFDMEKFQLSKHFRFPWPVNHTCLSPDGKLLIIVGDNPDGLMVDSQTGKTVMSLCGHLDFSFASSWHPNGLNFATGNQDKTCRVWDVRNLSKSIAVLKGNLGAIRSIRYTSDGQYMAIAEPADFVHVYDVKNGYDKEQEIDFFGEIAGLSFSPDTESLFIGVWDRTYGSLLEYGRCRNYSYLDSLI
- the LOC121237752 gene encoding uncharacterized WD repeat-containing protein C2A9.03-like isoform X3 yields the protein MYRQTRLEQYKNYENIPHSGEGSAKDCKVTKKGGSFYEFRRNSRSVKSTILHFQLRNLVWATSKHDVYLMSHFSVIHWSSLTCRKSEPLNVLGHVAPSEKHPGSLLEGFTQTQVSTLSVKDKLLVAGGFQGELICKHLDRPGVSFCSRTTYDDNAITNAIEIYASSSGAVHFIASNNDCGVRDFDMEKFQLSKHFRFPWPVNHTCLSPDGKLLIIVGDNPDGLMVDSQTGKTVMSLCGHLDFSFASSWHPNGLNFATGNQDKTCRVWDVRNLSKSIAVLKGNLGAIRSIRYTSDGQYMAIAEPADFVHVYDVKNGYDKEQEIDFFGEIAGLSFSPDTESLFIGVWDRTYGSLLEYGRCRNYSYLDSLI
- the LOC121237752 gene encoding uncharacterized WD repeat-containing protein C2A9.03-like isoform X4; this encodes MCGESVMQLRNLVWATSKHDVYLMSHFSVIHWSSLTCRKSEPLNVLGHVAPSEKHPGSLLEGFTQTQVSTLSVKDKLLVAGGFQGELICKHLDRPGVSFCSRTTYDDNAITNAIEIYASSSGAVHFIASNNDCGVRDFDMEKFQLSKHFRFPWPVNHTCLSPDGKLLIIVGDNPDGLMVDSQTGKTVMSLCGHLDFSFASSWHPNGLNFATGNQDKTCRVWDVRNLSKSIAVLKGNLGAIRSIRYTSDGQYMAIAEPADFVHVYDVKNGYDKEQEIDFFGEIAGLSFSPDTESLFIGVWDRTYGSLLEYGRCRNYSYLDSLI